The following proteins are co-located in the Paenibacillus sp. JNUCC32 genome:
- a CDS encoding AraC family transcriptional regulator yields MKNERNEHEAIQQMLLNMQVQIWEAERTQCWPEWKEFDYTVSYNKLYFILDGEGWVKIGDEELYPVPGQLVLMPARTRQSYSVISGRPYLKYWSHFSATVGDSDVFSWLNVPHCYDLSGNAEMPALFQQLVDAHRSDTLAARLREKSVMLDILSRVFEHQQPQIHADKMEDMGRLHKVQQYIKNHLHEEITLEQMAGTLHLHPNYFIKYFKRHFGITPQKYLSLKRMEQAKLMLRTTSLSIKEIADATGFESANYFSKTFRKEVGYSPSEYRNNI; encoded by the coding sequence ATGAAGAATGAACGAAATGAACATGAAGCCATTCAGCAGATGCTCCTGAACATGCAGGTTCAGATCTGGGAGGCCGAAAGAACGCAGTGCTGGCCGGAATGGAAGGAATTCGACTACACCGTGTCGTACAACAAGCTCTATTTTATCCTGGATGGGGAAGGGTGGGTGAAGATCGGCGATGAGGAGCTGTATCCCGTACCGGGTCAATTGGTTCTGATGCCGGCACGGACGCGGCAATCCTACTCTGTCATCAGCGGCCGTCCCTATCTTAAATACTGGTCTCACTTCTCGGCGACCGTGGGCGATTCCGATGTGTTTTCCTGGCTGAACGTGCCCCATTGCTACGATTTGTCGGGGAACGCGGAGATGCCGGCATTATTCCAGCAGCTCGTCGATGCGCATCGTTCCGATACCCTCGCCGCGCGATTGAGGGAAAAGTCCGTGATGCTGGACATTCTCTCCCGCGTGTTCGAACACCAGCAGCCGCAGATTCATGCGGACAAAATGGAGGATATGGGCAGGCTCCACAAAGTGCAGCAGTACATCAAAAATCATCTGCATGAGGAAATTACGCTGGAGCAGATGGCGGGAACGCTGCATTTGCACCCGAATTATTTTATTAAGTATTTCAAACGGCATTTCGGAATCACGCCGCAAAAATATTTAAGCCTCAAACGGATGGAGCAGGCCAAACTCATGCTGAGGACGACGTCTCTAAGCATCAAGGAAATTGCGGATGCCACCGGCTTTGAATCGGCGAACTATTTCTCGAAAACCTTTCGGAAAGAGGTAGGCTACAGCCCTTCGGAATATCGTAACAATATATAG
- a CDS encoding putative quinol monooxygenase, which produces MEKFAMYGKLIAHPGKRDELAEILLEAAAMLRDNEDCELYIVNVSDSDPNAVWVTELWSSQDAHASSLQGADTSGRALIAGAEPLRLKPLGGKGF; this is translated from the coding sequence ATGGAGAAATTTGCAATGTACGGGAAACTGATCGCCCATCCGGGCAAACGGGATGAACTTGCGGAGATCCTGCTTGAAGCAGCCGCGATGCTTCGCGATAACGAAGACTGTGAGCTTTATATCGTCAACGTCTCGGACAGCGATCCGAATGCCGTATGGGTCACGGAATTGTGGAGCAGCCAAGACGCGCATGCCTCTTCCTTGCAGGGAGCGGATACGTCCGGGCGGGCGCTGATTGCCGGCGCAGAGCCGCTCAGGCTTAAGCCGCTTGGAGGCAAAGGGTTTTAG
- a CDS encoding helix-turn-helix transcriptional regulator, with product MSKADNMLSILWMLRSGKKMTAQQIADELEIHVRTVYRCIDSLCASGAPIIADSGPNGGFRILGPFAESPLMFDAEEQKALVHASIFAKETGYPFTDALERAIGKLKLYTNEEQLHQIERHSSGIAVLQPPVHDGLRPLLQTLENAAAQGQTLKMTYSKGREGAGTVRDFDPYGIIHWKGQWYAAGYCRLRQEIRNFRVDRILGLETTDLVFERPVDFSAKDVLLGSLLPDPRSTEPLVDVVIQAHEHVLNELSQHWLFGHTLVSRHDGEARFGLDTSSLTSYVPYFLLPYGKALTILEPASLVLKLSEITTSLALHYERMLIGMTKKEG from the coding sequence ATGTCCAAAGCGGATAATATGCTGTCGATCCTGTGGATGCTTCGCTCGGGCAAAAAGATGACCGCGCAGCAAATCGCCGATGAGCTGGAAATCCATGTTCGAACGGTGTACCGCTGCATCGATTCGTTATGCGCCAGCGGCGCGCCCATCATCGCCGATTCCGGGCCGAACGGCGGCTTTCGGATTCTCGGACCGTTCGCCGAGTCCCCGCTGATGTTTGATGCGGAAGAGCAGAAGGCTTTGGTGCATGCCTCGATTTTTGCCAAAGAAACCGGCTATCCGTTCACGGACGCGCTGGAGCGGGCGATCGGCAAGCTGAAGCTTTATACGAACGAGGAGCAGCTTCATCAGATCGAACGGCACAGCAGCGGCATCGCGGTTTTGCAGCCTCCGGTCCATGACGGGCTTCGCCCGCTGCTGCAGACGCTGGAGAATGCCGCGGCACAGGGACAAACCCTGAAGATGACGTATTCGAAGGGCCGGGAAGGCGCCGGAACCGTCCGAGACTTCGATCCCTACGGCATTATCCATTGGAAAGGCCAATGGTATGCTGCGGGCTACTGCCGTCTGCGCCAAGAGATTCGCAATTTTCGCGTGGACCGGATCCTCGGTCTGGAGACGACAGACCTGGTCTTTGAGCGGCCCGTTGATTTTTCTGCCAAGGATGTCTTGCTTGGCAGTCTTCTCCCGGATCCACGCAGCACGGAACCCCTGGTCGATGTTGTCATCCAAGCCCACGAGCATGTTCTGAATGAATTGAGCCAGCATTGGTTGTTTGGGCATACCCTCGTATCGCGTCATGATGGCGAGGCTCGTTTCGGGCTGGACACGTCTTCGCTGACGTCCTATGTGCCCTACTTCCTTCTCCCCTACGGCAAAGCTTTAACCATTCTGGAGCCAGCTTCGCTCGTCCTGAAACTGTCCGAGATCACGACAAGCTTGGCACTCCATTACGAACGCATGTTAATCGGCATGACCAAAAAGGAAGGATGA
- a CDS encoding DinB family protein: MNMSKAHFTTEWLKEAHITEQVMNALTDDSLKTAMTEQHRTLGQLAWHLVMSIQYMTMLGLQFEGPSREQKIPDSAAEITDSYRRIRHALLDAVQSQWSEEDLRATREFDGEPWTNAAFLHFTLVHQAHHRGQMTVLMRQAGLRIPELYGPTYDSWIDKGMDPLV; this comes from the coding sequence ATGAACATGAGCAAAGCGCATTTTACGACAGAATGGTTAAAAGAGGCGCATATAACGGAACAAGTCATGAACGCTTTAACCGACGATTCGCTTAAAACCGCCATGACGGAGCAGCATCGCACGCTCGGTCAGCTGGCGTGGCATTTGGTCATGTCGATTCAATACATGACCATGCTCGGTTTGCAATTTGAGGGCCCGTCCCGCGAGCAGAAAATTCCCGATTCGGCTGCCGAAATTACCGACAGCTACCGCCGGATCCGGCATGCCCTTCTGGATGCGGTTCAGTCGCAGTGGAGCGAGGAGGATCTTCGCGCTACCCGTGAATTCGACGGAGAGCCTTGGACCAATGCGGCATTCCTGCATTTTACCCTGGTTCATCAAGCGCATCACCGCGGACAAATGACGGTGCTGATGAGACAAGCCGGCCTGCGGATTCCCGAGCTCTACGGTCCGACCTACGATTCCTGGATCGACAAGGGCATGGACCCGCTCGTATAA
- a CDS encoding aminoglycoside phosphotransferase family protein, with amino-acid sequence MQEAIRDIPGADGWIVIQAVDKGWSADRKYYIQDMQGEERLLRLSDISQFERKKWEFETVKKLDPIEMRTSRPIDFGVCHGGRQVYSLFTWVPGEDAREAIPLLDSEEQYRLGVQAGAYLNRMHGVPADSGLDTWASYYNSKMDRYIKNYESCGIRLAGAENIVRFMEAHRYLLEERPVAFQHGDYHVGNMVVTPEGELGIIDFNRADYGDPWEEFNRITWDAAISPWFASGRIHGYFQGREVPDSFFRLMALYIASNQISSIHWAIPFGEQEVEVMMNQAQTVLNWYDGFRTHVPNWYITNAEVMANRRE; translated from the coding sequence ATGCAGGAAGCGATTCGTGATATCCCGGGGGCTGATGGATGGATTGTCATTCAAGCGGTTGACAAGGGCTGGTCGGCAGATCGTAAATATTATATTCAGGATATGCAAGGCGAGGAGCGGCTCCTCCGGCTATCCGATATCTCTCAGTTCGAGAGGAAGAAATGGGAATTTGAAACGGTTAAAAAGCTGGATCCCATCGAAATGCGAACGTCTCGCCCGATAGATTTTGGCGTCTGTCATGGTGGCCGGCAAGTGTATTCCCTGTTCACCTGGGTTCCGGGAGAAGATGCAAGGGAGGCGATTCCTTTGCTGGATTCAGAGGAGCAGTACCGGCTTGGCGTTCAGGCCGGCGCATATTTGAACAGGATGCATGGCGTTCCGGCCGACAGCGGATTGGATACGTGGGCGTCATATTATAATTCAAAAATGGATCGGTACATAAAAAATTATGAGAGCTGCGGCATCCGGCTTGCCGGCGCTGAGAACATCGTCCGATTTATGGAGGCGCACCGGTATTTGCTAGAAGAGCGTCCCGTTGCTTTTCAACATGGGGATTATCATGTCGGCAACATGGTGGTTACGCCTGAAGGGGAACTCGGCATCATTGATTTCAACCGGGCGGACTACGGTGATCCTTGGGAGGAGTTTAACCGGATTACGTGGGATGCCGCGATTAGCCCGTGGTTCGCTTCGGGACGTATTCACGGTTATTTTCAAGGACGAGAGGTGCCGGATTCATTTTTCAGATTAATGGCGCTTTATATCGCAAGCAATCAGATATCCTCCATTCATTGGGCCATCCCGTTCGGAGAGCAGGAAGTGGAGGTTATGATGAACCAGGCCCAAACCGTGCTGAATTGGTATGATGGATTCCGGACGCATGTGCCCAATTGGTATATAACGAATGCTGAGGTTATGGCAAATCGCCGCGAATAA
- a CDS encoding VOC family protein, whose product MTSADIQFIGGNNIAIKIPKHKYEETVHFYKEVLRLPYLGFRDGSHAFQHGPNTLWLDCMLNYSQQDVWLEVNTEDPEETARYLREHRVDRRDEVEVYENSRGYWISDPCGTIIRVNPRKASE is encoded by the coding sequence ATGACATCAGCGGATATTCAGTTTATCGGCGGAAATAATATTGCCATTAAAATTCCGAAGCACAAGTATGAGGAGACCGTGCATTTTTACAAAGAGGTTTTAAGGCTGCCATATTTGGGCTTCAGGGACGGGTCGCATGCTTTTCAGCACGGCCCGAATACACTATGGCTGGATTGCATGCTCAACTATTCGCAGCAGGATGTTTGGCTCGAGGTCAACACGGAGGATCCGGAGGAGACTGCCCGATATTTGAGAGAGCACCGGGTGGACCGCAGGGATGAGGTGGAGGTTTACGAGAACTCGCGGGGCTACTGGATATCGGATCCGTGCGGGACGATCATCCGGGTGAATCCCAGAAAAGCGAGTGAATAG